A single region of the Streptomyces caelestis genome encodes:
- a CDS encoding DUF3311 domain-containing protein, with translation MSQAPEASRGATVTPMRVVIALCLIAPFVAMLWVGSYAQTDPAFIGIPFFYWYQMAWVLISTALTMIAFKLWQRDQRARSAAKGGASE, from the coding sequence ATGTCGCAAGCCCCAGAAGCCAGCAGAGGGGCGACGGTGACGCCGATGCGCGTCGTCATCGCTCTCTGCCTCATAGCGCCCTTCGTGGCCATGCTGTGGGTCGGCTCGTACGCCCAGACCGACCCGGCCTTCATCGGTATCCCGTTCTTCTACTGGTACCAGATGGCGTGGGTGCTGATCTCCACCGCGCTGACGATGATCGCCTTCAAGCTGTGGCAGCGTGACCAGCGCGCCCGCTCTGCCGCGAAGGGCGGTGCGTCGGAGTGA